A single region of the Malaclemys terrapin pileata isolate rMalTer1 chromosome 4, rMalTer1.hap1, whole genome shotgun sequence genome encodes:
- the LOC128836413 gene encoding ras and Rab interactor 3-like: MPGRREPGRATATCPLPPGALRTAPRNRLPWRRPRELHAHVTREPEPQPLPCAPALSCKPASPPGAARRKSSIPPSPCLAPAPDGLTRPPISLPHCHQSRTNPSHHPPQLPLSLSPCFPSPVRFTSFSLQCPHPNSPLSHCYLNHFCPAESRPHHLITSPSLFPAHLTIPTTYLTRSHHPQNCPSQSFSADPTHFRVTSLTSPSVSLPPQTHLRGVFLTPQPSLSPGTSTFSQASSLSQQLIPSLLRDSAPGPRPPGRPQQQRPRSLRGCGPRASGGDSEVKRLLARPECWRLTAAPRGSNQDPIPFYALHIVRDGPYPEDLTI; this comes from the exons ATGCCGGGCCGGAGAGAGCCGGGGCGGGCCACCGcgacctgccccctcccacccggcGCCCTTCGCACCGCGCCACGAAACCGCCTCCCCTGGCGGCGACCGAGAGAACTGCACGCGCACGTCACCCGGGAGCCTGAGCCTCAGCCTCTTCCCTGCGCACCGGCGCTCTCGTGTAAACCCGCATCACCGCCCGGGGCAGCCCGCAGGAAAAGCAGCATCCCTCCCTCgccctgcctggctccagcccccgaTGGTCTCACCCGCCCCCCGATTTCACTTCCCCATTGTCACCAGTCTCGAACTAACCCGTCCCACCACCCTCCACAGCTCCCCCTCAGTCTGTctccctgcttccccagccctgtaAGGTTTACCAGCTTCTCCCTTCagtgtccccaccccaactctcccCTCTCTCACTGCTACCTCAATCACTTCTGCCCCGCAGAGTCACGGCCCCATCATCTCATCACCTCCCCATCTCTATTCCCAGCACATCTCACCATCCCCACAACATACCTTACACGGTCTCACCACCCTCAGAACTGTCCCTCACAGAGTTTCAGTGCTGACCCAACCCACTTCCGCGTCACTAGCCTCACAAGCCCCTCAGTctcactgcccccccaaacccacctcCGGGGAGTTTTCCTGACCCCACaacccagcctcagccctggcaCTTCCACCTTCTCTCAGGCCAGCTCTCTGTCCCAACAACTCATCCCCAGTCTCCTCCGCGACAGCGCCCCCGGCCCGCGTCCTCCTGGGCGGCCGCAGCAGCAGCGGCCGAGGAGCCTGAgaggatgtggcccccgggcaaGTGGGGGAGACTCCGAGGTGAAGAGGCTGCTGGCGCGGCCCGAGTGCTGGAGACTGACAG cagcacctagaggcTCCAACCAAGATCCGATTCCCTTTTATGCCTTGCACATTGTAAGAGACGGTCCCTaccctgaagatcttacaatctaa